Proteins encoded in a region of the Melospiza georgiana isolate bMelGeo1 chromosome 2, bMelGeo1.pri, whole genome shotgun sequence genome:
- the TASL gene encoding TLR adapter interacting with SLC15A4 on the lysosome, which produces MLSEGYLHRITYLWEDLNPALYESLPDEGVYEMSSISYSSTGEAQGKSLLQRCRSAGKHISSVCSRGSKHSRRQKDNLPQPVQHPTPTGQPPPATHACEELTKKVTYLVPPSCKSICKNYNDLHIAGDYVVPISSVTTDFACDSGIGPFLESSEIPPAMESVKAPPTSDTTRRPGQGHSSCWRLASLGPHLQPLSDSALNDYLEQKLLELYKQYIMDSTANRASPTQILASELIMTNVDQISMQISRERNMETVKAKDIVISRFLQIASGKVSSEMSTPTLHISQYSHINA; this is translated from the coding sequence ATGCTGTCAGAAGGTTACCTTCACAGAATCACCTATCTTTGGGAAGACCTGAACCCTGCGCTCTACGAGAGTTTGCCTGATGAAGGGGTGTATGAAATGAGCTCCATTAGTTATTCTTCCACAGGTGAAGCACAAGGAAAAAGCCTCCTTCAGAGATGCAGATCTGCTGGAAAGCACATTTCCTCAGTCTGCTCTAGAGGCAGCAAGCACAGCAGAAGGCAGAAGGACAATCTCCCACAACCTGTGCAGCACCCAACACCCACAGGGCAGCCACCTCCAGCTACGCACGCCTGTGAGGAGCTGACCAAAAAAGTCACCTACCTGGTTCCACCTTCCTGCAAGAGCATTTGCAAGAACTACAATGATTTGCATATAGCTGGGGACTACGTGGTGCCAATTAGCTCGGTCACCACAGATTTTGCTTGTGACAGTGGCATAGGCCCCTTCTTGGAGTCCTCAGAGATCCCCCCGGCCATGGAGTCCGTGAAGGCTCCCCCCACGAGTGACACCACGCGCAGGCCGGGCCAGGGCCACTCCTCGTGCTGGCGCCTGGCCAGCCTGGGgccccacctgcagcccctctccGACTCTGCCCTCAACGACTACCtggagcagaagctgctggaacTGTACAAGCAGTACATCAtggacagcacagccaacaGGGCATCCCCCACCCAGATCCTGGCCTCGGAGCTCATCATGACCAACGTGGACCAAATCAGCATGCAGATATCACGGGAGAGGAACATGGAGACTGTCAAGGCCAAGGACATCGTCATTAGCCGCTTCCTACAAATAGCCAGTGGGAAGGTTTCCTCAGAAATGAGCACGCCTACTCTGCATATTTCCCAATACAGTCACATTAATGCTTAG